Proteins from one Candidatus Eisenbacteria bacterium genomic window:
- the guaA gene encoding glutamine-hydrolyzing GMP synthase — protein MQAREWVLVLDFGSQTTQLIARRIREASVFCRILAPSRAGEELLLDDTLRGIVLSGGPSSVFDKNAPRLPEWFSRYEGPVLGICYGMQLLVHAAGGEVAGGEEREYGPADLERTEPCALLEGVKSPSRVWMSHGDRAVRLPEGTRAVARTADIPYAAIADREARRHGVQFHPEVIHTEEGERILRNFLFRVCGCRGDWTAEHVAERAIAEIREKVEDAEVLTAVSGGVDSTVMARLVHRAVGDRLRAVFVDNGLLRKGEREWVIRAFREELRLPLEVIDGEERFLARLQGVSDPEEKRRIIGRTFVDLFQERAGEWPRVRLLAQGTLYPDVIESVSTEGPSAKIKTHHNVGGLPETLRLALVEPLRELFKDEVRALGRALDIPETLLGRHPFPGPGLAVRILGPVTRAALETLRACDDLFIRELKDSGEYDRVWQAFAVLLPVSSVGVMGDSRTYEQVVALRAVTSRDGMTADWARLPHDLLARIATRILNSVKGVNRVVYDLSSKPPATIEWE, from the coding sequence GTGCAGGCGCGCGAGTGGGTTCTCGTCCTCGACTTCGGCTCGCAAACCACCCAGCTCATCGCGAGGCGGATCCGCGAGGCGAGCGTCTTCTGCCGCATCCTCGCCCCCTCGCGCGCGGGCGAGGAGCTTCTCCTCGACGACACGCTCCGCGGAATCGTCCTCTCGGGCGGGCCTTCTTCTGTGTTCGACAAGAACGCCCCGCGTCTTCCCGAGTGGTTCTCGCGCTACGAAGGCCCCGTGCTCGGCATCTGCTACGGCATGCAGCTTCTCGTGCACGCCGCCGGCGGCGAGGTCGCCGGAGGAGAGGAGAGGGAATACGGGCCGGCCGACCTCGAACGGACGGAACCTTGCGCGCTTCTCGAGGGGGTGAAGAGCCCGTCGCGCGTCTGGATGAGCCACGGGGACCGCGCCGTCCGCCTCCCCGAGGGGACGCGCGCCGTCGCGCGCACCGCCGACATCCCCTACGCGGCGATCGCGGATCGAGAAGCGCGGCGCCACGGCGTTCAGTTCCACCCCGAGGTGATTCATACCGAAGAGGGAGAGAGGATCCTCCGGAACTTTCTCTTCCGCGTGTGCGGATGCCGCGGGGATTGGACGGCGGAGCACGTCGCCGAGCGCGCGATCGCGGAGATCCGCGAGAAGGTCGAGGATGCCGAGGTCCTCACGGCGGTGAGCGGCGGCGTCGATTCGACCGTGATGGCGCGCCTCGTCCATCGCGCGGTCGGAGACCGGCTCCGCGCGGTCTTCGTCGACAACGGCCTTCTCCGGAAAGGAGAGAGGGAGTGGGTGATCCGCGCGTTCCGCGAGGAGCTTCGTCTTCCGCTCGAGGTGATCGACGGGGAAGAGCGCTTCCTCGCGCGGCTCCAAGGGGTCTCCGATCCCGAGGAGAAGCGCCGGATCATCGGACGGACGTTCGTCGATCTCTTCCAAGAGCGCGCGGGGGAGTGGCCGCGCGTCCGCTTGCTCGCGCAAGGGACCCTCTACCCGGACGTCATCGAGTCGGTCTCCACCGAGGGGCCGTCGGCCAAAATCAAGACGCACCACAACGTCGGCGGCCTGCCAGAGACGCTCCGCCTCGCGCTCGTCGAGCCGCTCCGGGAGCTCTTCAAGGATGAAGTGCGCGCACTCGGGCGCGCCCTCGACATCCCCGAGACGCTTCTCGGGCGCCACCCGTTCCCCGGGCCCGGGCTTGCGGTCCGGATCCTCGGGCCGGTCACGCGCGCCGCTCTCGAAACCCTTCGCGCGTGCGACGATCTCTTTATCCGTGAACTGAAGGATTCGGGCGAGTACGATCGCGTCTGGCAGGCGTTCGCCGTGCTTCTTCCCGTCTCGTCGGTCGGCGTGATGGGGGACAGCCGCACGTACGAGCAGGTCGTCGCCCTTCGCGCGGTCACCTCGAGGGACGGGATGACCGCGGACTGGGCGCGCCTCCCGCACGACCTTCTCGCGCGGATCGCGACGCGGATCCTGAACAGCGTGAAGGGGGTGAACCGGGTCGTGTACGACCTGAGCTCGAAACCCCCCGCGACGATCGAATGGGAGTAG
- the purH gene encoding bifunctional phosphoribosylaminoimidazolecarboxamide formyltransferase/IMP cyclohydrolase, which translates to MRRIRRAIVSVSDKRGLVPFASALASAGAEILSTGGTAAHLREAGIEVREIREVSGFPEMLGGRVRTLHPLLFGGILARRGVASDREEMEVFGIPPIDLVLVNFYPFAETIARGGATEEEIVESIDIGGPSLLRAAAKNFEDVAVLFHPDQYEPFLARLRSDEGVPLAERRALAARAFRYVADYDERILAWFERDAHGALPDPFHLAGSLRQALRYGENPHQTAAWYERAGSSHRFEALQGKELSYNNLADADAAWRLLLEFESPAAVIVKHGNPCGAALGVDAPAAFRAAFSTDPLSAFGGIVAVNAPVGEALASEWEKIFLEVVLAPDFEPEALRILAKKKNLRLVRVFANPSQGPGREVRLLVDGFLVQDLDRLPLNEETWRVVTERKPAEEETRDARFAWRTAKHVRSNAIVLARGERTIGIGAGQMSRVDSTLLAIEKARRAGIETKGAVLASDGFFPFPDSLERAREAGIAVFVQPGGSIRDEEVVAAANRLGAAMILTGARHFRH; encoded by the coding sequence ATGCGGCGGATCCGGCGCGCGATCGTCTCGGTTTCCGACAAGAGAGGCCTCGTCCCCTTCGCCTCCGCGCTCGCTTCGGCGGGTGCGGAGATCCTCTCGACCGGAGGAACGGCCGCGCATCTCCGAGAGGCGGGAATCGAGGTGCGCGAGATTCGCGAGGTGAGCGGTTTCCCCGAGATGCTCGGCGGGCGGGTGCGCACGCTCCATCCGCTCCTCTTCGGCGGGATCCTCGCCCGGCGCGGCGTCGCCTCCGATCGAGAGGAGATGGAGGTCTTCGGCATCCCGCCGATCGATCTCGTGCTCGTGAACTTCTACCCGTTCGCCGAGACGATCGCGCGCGGGGGCGCCACGGAGGAAGAGATCGTCGAGTCGATCGACATCGGAGGACCCTCGCTTCTCCGGGCGGCGGCGAAGAACTTCGAGGACGTCGCCGTCCTCTTCCACCCGGACCAGTACGAGCCGTTCCTCGCGCGCCTCCGCTCGGACGAGGGGGTTCCCCTCGCCGAGCGCCGCGCGCTCGCGGCCCGCGCGTTCCGCTATGTCGCCGACTACGACGAGCGGATCCTTGCTTGGTTCGAGCGGGACGCGCACGGCGCGCTTCCCGATCCGTTCCACCTCGCCGGATCGCTCCGGCAGGCGCTCCGCTACGGCGAAAACCCGCACCAGACGGCCGCCTGGTACGAAAGGGCCGGTTCCTCCCACCGCTTCGAGGCGCTCCAGGGAAAGGAGCTCTCGTACAACAACCTTGCCGACGCCGACGCCGCCTGGCGGCTCCTTCTCGAGTTCGAATCGCCCGCGGCGGTGATCGTGAAGCACGGAAACCCTTGCGGCGCCGCCCTCGGCGTTGACGCGCCCGCCGCCTTCCGCGCCGCCTTCTCGACCGACCCGCTCTCCGCGTTCGGAGGGATCGTCGCGGTGAACGCGCCGGTCGGGGAAGCGCTCGCCTCCGAATGGGAGAAGATCTTCCTCGAGGTCGTTCTCGCCCCCGACTTCGAGCCGGAGGCGCTCCGCATCCTCGCGAAGAAGAAGAACCTCCGCCTCGTGCGCGTCTTTGCGAACCCGTCGCAAGGTCCCGGACGAGAAGTCCGCCTCCTCGTCGACGGCTTCCTCGTTCAAGACCTCGATCGTTTACCACTCAATGAAGAGACGTGGCGCGTCGTCACCGAGCGGAAGCCGGCGGAGGAAGAGACGCGGGACGCGCGCTTCGCCTGGCGAACAGCCAAGCACGTCCGCTCGAACGCGATCGTTCTGGCGCGCGGAGAGAGAACGATCGGGATCGGCGCCGGGCAGATGAGCCGCGTCGACTCGACCCTCCTCGCGATCGAGAAGGCGCGGCGCGCCGGGATCGAGACGAAGGGCGCCGTCCTCGCCTCGGACGGCTTCTTCCCCTTCCCGGACAGTCTCGAGCGGGCGCGCGAGGCGGGGATCGCCGTGTTCGTCCAGCCGGGGGGATCGATCCGCGACGAGGAGGTCGTCGCCGCCGCGAACCGCCTCGGCGCGGCGATGATCCTCACCGGCGCCCGGCATTTCCGGCACTAA
- a CDS encoding transglycosylase SLT domain-containing protein, translating into MPRRQRRDRAEGGSRARARAPIAALLFLFASAAFAAPDIPSEPVDWLLDPPETLVRERSGEIDAMIALCEEMGWTEKEYALREARLRERPPEGEARAAEEKRIASLALRTGRSARALELLGDPDPGDAEGTLLAGIVALRSGKNREASHLLRAAEDLGAADRDLVRFRRAEALRSLPEADYGIPLLLEIAAEPSGRFRIDALEEAALALFRRKEPEKALPLLLREYGAGYESLKHRELIYRTAEAERETGRAAAAASLHRRLLEEWPEHPRALESFRALRRMETAGTIPHDPRLPLLGARAAARAGRTDEAIQLLRPLLDRPEPDPLRLEALLETGKVHYQAERYRSALRVLDPLAAGSGETARTALLYRARSFRKMGEWTSSIEAYTAYARRFPTSSLAPEAQWEVAWRRKLLRHHEEAAKAFREVRVLFPESEYAARAPLQEALSLDALGRTREARAIVEEHLRGGVSGSDRVEALYWVADLAGRLGDSARAESAFRELAEKHPETYYGLRAASKLGKTVILSPSRIAEAAERDDPMRAWIREWSPRRSGTAGLDFGRLALYASLAEGEEARREAASLRKSLEDDPEGLLDLARACRRLALFDELIRCGRRIQALAERAGADSVFPHLLALIYPPAYLDLIAAECAKWEEIDPFFVLSLMRQESWFQPNAVSSAGARGLMQILPSTGKHIARSLGEGDSFRAERLDEPERNIRYGVWYLRSLLRRYGGDAVVAASAYNAGEGSADTWVAAAGDEGPDRYVEKITFSETRTYVKRILSGYWICRAIYDEIATRGFSG; encoded by the coding sequence ATGCCGAGAAGACAAAGGAGAGATCGTGCCGAAGGAGGCTCGCGTGCGCGCGCGCGCGCGCCGATCGCCGCGCTCCTCTTTCTTTTCGCCTCGGCGGCGTTCGCGGCCCCTGATATCCCGAGCGAGCCGGTCGACTGGCTTCTCGATCCGCCGGAGACGCTCGTCCGCGAGAGAAGCGGCGAGATCGACGCGATGATCGCCCTCTGCGAGGAGATGGGCTGGACCGAGAAGGAGTACGCGCTCCGCGAGGCGAGGCTCCGCGAGAGACCGCCGGAAGGCGAGGCGCGGGCCGCCGAGGAGAAGAGGATCGCATCGCTCGCCCTCCGCACCGGCCGCTCCGCGCGCGCGCTCGAGCTTCTCGGCGACCCGGACCCGGGCGACGCCGAAGGGACCCTTCTCGCCGGCATCGTCGCGCTCCGCTCCGGAAAGAACCGGGAGGCGTCGCACCTTCTCCGCGCGGCGGAAGATCTCGGCGCGGCCGACCGCGATCTCGTCCGTTTCCGTCGCGCGGAAGCGCTCCGCTCCCTTCCCGAGGCGGATTACGGGATCCCGCTCCTTCTCGAGATCGCGGCCGAGCCGTCGGGCCGCTTTCGGATCGACGCGCTAGAGGAGGCGGCGCTCGCCCTCTTTCGCCGAAAGGAGCCGGAAAAGGCGCTCCCGCTCCTCCTCCGCGAGTACGGCGCCGGCTACGAAAGCTTGAAGCATCGAGAGCTCATCTACCGCACAGCCGAGGCGGAGCGCGAGACCGGACGGGCCGCCGCGGCCGCGTCTCTCCACCGGCGACTCCTCGAGGAGTGGCCCGAGCATCCGCGCGCGCTCGAATCGTTCCGCGCCCTTCGGCGGATGGAGACCGCGGGGACGATCCCGCACGATCCGCGCCTTCCTCTCCTCGGCGCACGAGCGGCGGCGCGCGCGGGGAGGACCGACGAGGCGATCCAGCTCCTTCGCCCGCTCCTCGATCGCCCCGAGCCCGATCCGCTCCGTCTCGAGGCATTACTTGAAACGGGAAAGGTTCACTATCAAGCGGAACGGTACCGCTCCGCCCTCCGCGTGCTCGATCCCCTCGCCGCGGGCTCGGGGGAGACGGCGCGGACCGCCCTTCTCTACCGGGCGCGCTCCTTCCGCAAGATGGGGGAATGGACCTCGTCGATCGAGGCGTACACGGCGTACGCGAGACGCTTCCCGACGAGCAGCCTCGCGCCGGAGGCGCAGTGGGAGGTCGCCTGGCGACGCAAGCTCCTCCGCCATCACGAGGAGGCGGCGAAAGCGTTTCGCGAGGTCCGCGTCCTGTTTCCGGAGAGCGAGTACGCGGCGCGCGCCCCCCTCCAGGAGGCGCTCTCCCTCGATGCGCTCGGCAGGACCCGGGAGGCGCGCGCGATCGTCGAGGAGCATCTCCGCGGCGGGGTCTCGGGGAGCGACCGGGTCGAGGCGCTCTACTGGGTCGCCGACCTCGCGGGGCGGCTCGGCGATTCGGCGCGCGCGGAGAGCGCGTTTCGGGAGCTCGCGGAGAAGCATCCCGAAACGTACTACGGGCTCCGCGCCGCCTCGAAGCTCGGAAAGACGGTGATCCTCTCCCCCTCGCGGATCGCGGAAGCGGCCGAGAGAGACGACCCGATGCGCGCGTGGATCCGCGAGTGGAGCCCGCGCCGAAGCGGAACCGCGGGACTCGACTTCGGCCGGCTCGCGCTCTACGCCTCTCTCGCGGAAGGTGAGGAGGCGCGCCGCGAGGCCGCCTCGCTCCGCAAGAGCCTCGAGGACGACCCGGAAGGGCTCCTCGATCTCGCGCGCGCCTGCCGCCGGCTCGCCCTCTTCGACGAGCTGATCCGCTGCGGCCGGCGGATTCAGGCTCTCGCGGAACGGGCGGGGGCGGATTCGGTCTTCCCGCACCTTCTCGCGCTCATCTATCCGCCCGCCTACCTCGATCTCATCGCCGCGGAGTGCGCGAAGTGGGAGGAGATCGATCCTTTCTTCGTTTTGTCCTTGATGCGTCAAGAGAGCTGGTTCCAGCCGAACGCGGTCTCCTCGGCGGGGGCGCGCGGCCTCATGCAGATCCTCCCCTCGACCGGGAAGCACATCGCGCGAAGCCTCGGCGAGGGGGACTCGTTCCGGGCGGAGCGGCTCGACGAGCCGGAGCGGAACATCCGATACGGGGTCTGGTACCTCCGTTCGCTCCTTCGCCGTTACGGGGGGGACGCGGTCGTCGCGGCGAGCGCTTACAACGCGGGGGAGGGGAGCGCGGACACGTGGGTCGCCGCCGCGGGGGACGAAGGTCCCGACCGCTACGTGGAGAAGATCACGTTCAGCGAGACCCGAACGTACGTGAAGCGGATCCTCTCCGGCTATTGGATCTGCAGGGCCATCTACGACGAGATCGCGACCCGTGGGTTCTCAGGTTAG